The following coding sequences lie in one Nitrospira lenta genomic window:
- a CDS encoding glutamate mutase L, protein MSASIPSSEKPKFDHPLNVIVATDCGSTTTKAILIEKVGDEYRQTFRGEAPTTVEAPFEDVTRGVLNAIAEIEELSGRKILNGEKILTPSRDAKTGVDIYISTSSAGGGLQMMVTGVVQNMTGESAQRAALGAGAIVIDVLASNDGRLPHEKIERIRTLRPDMILMSGGTDGGAVTHVVEMAEYVAAADPRPRFGSTYKLPLVYAGNKEARKQVANTLEQKTALVIAENIRPVLERENLAPARHKIHDLFLEHVMAQAPGYKNLIEMAGAPIMPTPAAVGLIMETIAKREHLNLIGVDIGGATTDVFSVFDSVFNRTVSANLGMSYSISNVLAEAGLANIMRWVPFDIDEQTLRNRIKNKMVRPTTIPQTLDELQIEQAIAREALRLALIHHKSLATGLKGIQQERTISDAFEQQASGKSLVDMLKLDLIVGSGGILSHAPRRIQSMLMMVDAYEPLGFTLLSVDSIFMMPHLGVLSTINEKAATDVFVRDCMVYLGTCVAPIGQLKDGERLADYEVTFPDGSIVKDQLKMGELRLFPLGLNQQAKVTMQPAKTVNLGQGAGVPVSREVQGGVVGLLLDGRGRPLQLPADQSARVAALTKWFKAVDLYPRS, encoded by the coding sequence ATGAGCGCATCGATTCCTTCCTCTGAGAAGCCGAAGTTCGACCATCCGTTGAACGTCATTGTTGCCACGGACTGTGGCAGCACGACCACCAAAGCTATCCTCATAGAAAAAGTCGGCGACGAGTACCGCCAGACGTTTCGCGGCGAAGCGCCGACGACCGTTGAAGCGCCGTTCGAAGACGTGACGCGCGGGGTCTTGAACGCCATTGCCGAAATTGAAGAACTGTCGGGCCGCAAGATTCTCAATGGCGAGAAGATCCTCACGCCTTCCCGCGATGCCAAGACCGGCGTCGATATCTACATCTCGACCAGCAGTGCCGGGGGCGGATTGCAGATGATGGTGACGGGTGTCGTACAGAACATGACGGGCGAGAGTGCGCAGCGAGCCGCGCTAGGCGCCGGCGCGATTGTGATCGACGTATTGGCGTCGAATGACGGCCGGCTGCCCCACGAAAAGATCGAACGGATCCGCACGCTCCGTCCCGACATGATCCTGATGTCGGGCGGCACGGACGGCGGGGCCGTCACGCACGTCGTCGAGATGGCGGAGTATGTCGCTGCGGCGGACCCCCGCCCGCGTTTTGGGAGTACGTATAAATTGCCGCTGGTCTATGCCGGGAATAAAGAGGCGCGCAAACAGGTGGCGAACACGCTGGAGCAGAAAACTGCGCTGGTGATCGCCGAGAACATCAGGCCTGTGCTGGAGCGGGAAAATCTTGCACCGGCCAGACACAAGATTCACGATCTATTTCTAGAACACGTCATGGCTCAGGCGCCGGGCTATAAGAATCTCATCGAGATGGCGGGCGCGCCGATCATGCCGACGCCGGCGGCGGTCGGCCTCATCATGGAAACCATCGCCAAGCGGGAGCATCTGAATCTGATCGGCGTCGATATCGGCGGCGCGACGACCGACGTGTTTTCGGTATTCGACAGTGTGTTCAACCGGACGGTCAGCGCCAATCTTGGAATGTCCTACAGTATTTCCAATGTGCTGGCGGAAGCGGGGCTGGCGAATATCATGCGCTGGGTGCCGTTTGATATTGACGAACAGACGCTCCGCAATCGCATTAAGAACAAGATGGTCCGGCCCACGACGATTCCGCAGACGCTCGACGAATTGCAGATCGAGCAGGCCATTGCGCGGGAAGCGCTGCGGCTGGCGCTCATTCATCATAAGTCGCTCGCGACGGGTCTCAAGGGGATCCAACAGGAACGGACGATCTCCGACGCGTTCGAGCAGCAGGCCTCCGGCAAGAGCCTCGTCGATATGCTGAAGCTGGATCTGATCGTCGGGAGCGGCGGGATTTTGTCGCATGCCCCGCGGCGCATCCAGTCGATGCTGATGATGGTGGATGCCTATGAGCCGCTTGGGTTTACCCTGCTCTCCGTGGACAGCATTTTCATGATGCCGCATCTGGGCGTGCTGTCGACGATCAATGAGAAGGCGGCGACGGATGTCTTCGTGCGCGATTGCATGGTCTATCTCGGCACCTGTGTCGCGCCGATCGGGCAGCTGAAAGACGGCGAGCGGCTGGCGGATTACGAGGTCACGTTTCCAGACGGGAGTATTGTCAAGGATCAGTTGAAGATGGGCGAGTTGCGACTGTTTCCGCTTGGATTAAACCAGCAGGCCAAGGTGACGATGCAACCGGCGAAAACCGTGAATCTGGGGCAGGGCGCCGGCGTGCCGGTCAGCCGTGAGGTGCAGGGTGGTGTCGTCGGGCTCTTGCTGGACGGCCGCGGCCGGCCGCTACAGCTACCGGCCGATCAATCGGCGCGCGTCGCGGCGCTGACGAAATGGTTCAAGGCCGTGGATCTGTATCCGAGGTCCTAG